A stretch of the Brooklawnia cerclae genome encodes the following:
- a CDS encoding amidase, translating into MGVDDAGLVPGVGLVELGRLLDSGRVSLREVHDFYASRIDRYDPLLGAFVHRDEEATARELRRAEGLRTRGREYPPFTGLPIGLKDLHEVRGQPSRRASLAVESSVATRDDPFAAGLRAQGFVFMGRTASPELGIAPVTESPLHGITRNPWNPERSPAGSSGGSAAAVAAGLVPMATGTDSGGSIRMPAAATGLVGLTATPGRLPGGRQGVVNVVPGFLTRTVRDTRALFEAFGDAPARHGADPGSPGTPDPPLAGLRVGLLVRSPLSGVVVDPQVAAAARDVARTLAALGADVHELGPAFLEYDEVLGLRAVLDATSLRMSPVTWPDRLQPFLRALWDSYEEYTLVDYARASERVQAASRRIASHWRRDFDVLVSPTLAARAPEVGETLRAANDSLDHVRAFSPYLAFTGWVNTVGLPAISLPTHVDSEGMPIGVQLVGDRGSDGELMRLASALEAEYHWEARFPAAFVP; encoded by the coding sequence ATGGGCGTGGATGATGCCGGTCTGGTCCCGGGCGTCGGGCTCGTCGAGCTGGGCCGGTTGCTGGACTCCGGGCGGGTCTCGCTCCGAGAGGTTCACGACTTCTACGCGAGCCGGATCGACCGGTACGACCCCCTCCTGGGCGCTTTCGTCCACCGGGACGAGGAGGCGACCGCGCGAGAGTTGCGCCGCGCCGAAGGCCTTCGCACACGAGGACGCGAGTACCCCCCGTTCACCGGTCTGCCGATCGGTCTGAAGGACCTCCACGAGGTGCGTGGCCAGCCCTCCCGGCGCGCCTCGCTGGCCGTCGAGTCGAGTGTGGCGACACGGGACGATCCCTTTGCCGCCGGCCTGCGCGCCCAGGGCTTCGTCTTCATGGGACGCACCGCCTCCCCCGAACTCGGTATCGCTCCGGTCACCGAGAGCCCGCTCCACGGCATCACCCGCAACCCCTGGAACCCCGAGCGCAGCCCCGCCGGATCCAGCGGGGGCTCGGCAGCCGCCGTTGCCGCAGGGCTGGTTCCCATGGCCACCGGCACGGACTCGGGTGGTTCCATCAGGATGCCGGCGGCGGCCACGGGCCTGGTCGGGCTCACTGCGACACCGGGACGCCTGCCGGGTGGACGGCAGGGAGTCGTCAACGTGGTCCCCGGGTTCCTGACGCGCACCGTCAGGGACACCCGGGCACTCTTCGAGGCTTTCGGGGACGCTCCTGCCCGGCACGGTGCCGATCCCGGTTCCCCGGGCACCCCGGATCCTCCTCTCGCGGGGCTGCGGGTCGGCCTTCTGGTCCGGTCCCCCCTGTCGGGGGTCGTCGTCGATCCCCAGGTCGCTGCCGCGGCCCGGGACGTCGCCCGGACACTCGCCGCACTGGGCGCCGACGTGCACGAGTTGGGGCCGGCGTTCCTGGAGTACGACGAGGTGCTCGGGCTACGCGCCGTCCTGGACGCGACGTCGTTACGCATGTCCCCGGTGACCTGGCCGGACCGCCTCCAGCCGTTCCTCCGAGCGCTGTGGGACAGCTACGAGGAATACACGCTCGTCGACTACGCCAGGGCGTCCGAACGGGTACAGGCCGCCTCGCGCCGGATCGCCTCCCACTGGCGGAGGGACTTCGATGTGCTGGTGAGCCCGACCCTTGCCGCGAGAGCTCCCGAGGTGGGCGAGACGTTGCGGGCTGCCAACGACTCGCTCGACCACGTGCGGGCGTTCTCCCCCTATCTCGCCTTCACCGGTTGGGTGAACACCGTGGGCCTGCCCGCCATCTCGTTGCCGACGCACGTCGACTCCGAGGGGATGCCGATAGGCGTCCAACTGGTCGGCGATCGCGGTTCCGACGGGGAACTGATGCGCCTCGCGTCGGCGCTGGAGGCCGAATACCACTGGGAGGCGCGATTCCCGGCGGCGTTCGTCCCCTGA
- a CDS encoding DUF1684 domain-containing protein, whose product MALSQRYVTGWQEWHDNRIKDLNRPYGWLSVVSQDWLTEAEPFTSEFVPGQWLLRDEDIYYYPDEERTAHGDLLTVDGKEARTPIHIPHGYNSNSGTGSSVPLFYKDLEVETITRVNAQGEKIHAVRVRDPREAARKGFADIETFPLSEEWIVPATFLAAEIRSHDVPTVEDGIYETNFAIGSIGLRLNGRRFDLGVFGHRAGSLDTGYFSNSVYVHIGDLTNGRETYGGGRLIELDPERLDEITELDFNRAVSFPCSLSTFVACPVTPAGNRLPFRVTAGEYVPPVSFERVATYKG is encoded by the coding sequence ATGGCGCTTTCGCAGCGATATGTCACAGGCTGGCAGGAGTGGCACGACAACCGGATAAAGGACCTGAATCGCCCCTACGGCTGGTTGTCGGTCGTGAGCCAGGACTGGCTGACCGAGGCGGAGCCCTTCACCTCCGAGTTCGTTCCCGGGCAGTGGCTGCTCCGGGACGAGGACATCTACTACTATCCCGACGAGGAGCGCACGGCGCACGGGGATCTCCTGACCGTCGACGGCAAGGAGGCGCGTACCCCGATCCACATTCCGCACGGGTACAACAGCAACTCGGGCACCGGCTCGAGCGTCCCTCTCTTCTACAAGGACCTCGAGGTCGAGACGATCACGCGGGTGAACGCCCAGGGCGAGAAGATCCACGCGGTTCGGGTGAGGGATCCACGCGAGGCGGCCCGGAAGGGCTTCGCCGACATCGAGACGTTCCCGTTGAGCGAGGAGTGGATCGTCCCCGCCACTTTCCTGGCCGCCGAGATCCGTTCGCACGACGTGCCCACCGTGGAGGACGGCATCTACGAGACGAACTTCGCGATCGGCAGCATCGGGCTTCGCCTGAACGGTCGCAGGTTCGACCTCGGCGTGTTCGGCCACCGTGCAGGAAGCCTGGACACCGGCTATTTCAGCAATTCGGTCTACGTCCACATCGGCGACCTGACCAACGGGAGAGAGACGTACGGAGGTGGTCGGCTCATCGAGCTCGATCCTGAAAGGCTCGACGAGATCACCGAACTCGACTTCAATCGCGCGGTGTCCTTCCCCTGCTCCCTGTCGACCTTTGTCGCGTGCCCCGTCACGCCCGCGGGCAACAGACTCCCCTTCCGGGTGACGGCCGGCGAGTACGTTCCCCCGGTCAGCTTCGAGCGGGTAGCGACCTACAAGGGGTAA
- a CDS encoding AroM family protein, translating to MTRGLGLVLIGWSDRPDVIARIREALLPVNARIVCRGALDGLDGPAVERLAPKDDADTLIAFVPPSERGHLPDESGRKISKTYVEARAAELIGGLQAEGCDVTTLFCAADFPGVTSPGLVVLPAHLVGATVDSVLPTGRLGVLVPLAEQREHFRERWSAPGREVVTVPLLPNADESHVAAAIAEMRSAAPTLVLMDCLDYDEEIAERVRADCGVPVLWSFSIVAQMLRELLR from the coding sequence GTGACCCGCGGGCTGGGGCTCGTCCTCATCGGATGGTCCGACCGTCCGGACGTGATCGCGCGGATTCGGGAGGCACTGCTGCCCGTGAACGCCCGGATCGTGTGCCGCGGCGCTCTCGACGGCCTCGACGGGCCGGCCGTGGAGCGGCTCGCACCAAAGGACGACGCGGACACGCTCATCGCATTCGTTCCCCCGAGCGAGCGGGGGCACCTTCCCGACGAGTCCGGAAGGAAGATCTCCAAGACCTATGTCGAGGCCCGGGCGGCCGAGTTGATCGGCGGACTCCAGGCAGAGGGCTGCGACGTCACGACTCTCTTCTGCGCCGCGGACTTTCCCGGCGTCACCTCGCCAGGCCTGGTGGTCCTGCCCGCGCATCTGGTCGGGGCCACTGTCGACTCCGTCCTGCCGACGGGGCGCCTCGGTGTCCTCGTGCCTCTGGCGGAACAGCGCGAGCATTTCCGCGAACGCTGGTCGGCCCCGGGACGCGAAGTCGTCACGGTGCCGTTGCTGCCCAACGCGGACGAGTCTCACGTGGCCGCGGCCATCGCGGAGATGAGGTCGGCCGCTCCCACGTTGGTGCTCATGGATTGCCTCGACTACGACGAGGAGATCGCCGAACGAGTACGGGCAGATTGTGGGGTGCCCGTCCTGTGGTCTTTCTCGATCGTCGCGCAGATGCTCAGGGAACTCCTCCGTTAG
- a CDS encoding glycoside hydrolase family 127 protein — protein MPERRPISPVVPSPDALGGLRPLGLGEVTITGGLLAERQRASARNGIPAGRRELETSGVLDNFRRAAGAQGLVPRGPRFADSDAYKWLEAAAWESRRSGHPVGDQSRIGSLVAAAQHADGYLDTMTDDAYADLTWSHEHYVAGHLIQAAIAQHRAGGADELLPVAVRLADHLGERFGPGRDERLDGHPEVETALVELYRETGRRRYLDLARWMVDSRGSGRITFHEFESSYFCDRVPVRDQESIEGHAVRAVYLAAGATDVAVETGDTVLLDVLRSQFTAMWASRTYLTGGIGARWEQEAFGDAFELPSDRAYAETCAAIGLVQWAWRLFLATGEASYGDAIERVLYNAVLSGVSASGDRYLYVNPLELRSGALAHDGRSPANGRRAWFDCACCPPNVMRLLASAAAYLAAADESGLWLVGYASSTVDTGWGHVRIDTDHPHGGGVRAVVTGGGVDEWTLRLRVPGWASGVEVEAPGRRVSVADGWALVEGAWHEGDAVDLSWSVAPRLIAADSRLDAARAAVAVEVGPLVQAFEEIDNPGLEECFVLPGARPRLDGTHPDGSARVRLDGVRRPASGAEWPYREIAAAGDPGARPVGEAVGLTSVPYHAWGERAVGPMRVWLPVDQVFSG, from the coding sequence ATGCCTGAGCGGCGGCCGATCTCGCCGGTGGTGCCGAGCCCGGATGCGCTGGGTGGGCTGCGTCCCCTCGGGCTGGGCGAGGTCACCATCACCGGCGGCCTGCTGGCCGAACGCCAGCGGGCCAGTGCCCGCAACGGCATTCCCGCCGGACGACGCGAACTCGAGACCTCGGGTGTGCTCGACAACTTCCGCAGGGCCGCCGGCGCCCAGGGGCTCGTCCCCAGGGGACCGCGATTCGCGGATTCGGACGCGTACAAATGGCTGGAGGCCGCCGCGTGGGAGAGCCGCCGGTCGGGTCACCCGGTCGGGGATCAGTCGCGCATCGGGAGTCTGGTCGCGGCCGCGCAACACGCGGACGGATATCTCGACACGATGACCGACGACGCCTACGCCGACCTGACGTGGAGCCACGAGCACTACGTCGCCGGGCATCTGATCCAGGCGGCGATAGCGCAACACCGGGCAGGCGGCGCGGACGAACTGCTACCCGTGGCGGTGCGCCTCGCCGACCACCTCGGTGAGCGGTTCGGCCCCGGGCGCGACGAACGCCTGGACGGTCATCCGGAGGTAGAGACCGCCCTGGTGGAGCTCTACCGTGAGACCGGCCGGCGTCGGTACCTGGACCTGGCCCGGTGGATGGTCGACTCCCGTGGCTCGGGCCGGATCACCTTCCACGAGTTCGAGAGTTCGTACTTCTGCGATCGGGTGCCGGTCCGGGACCAGGAATCGATCGAAGGACACGCGGTCCGCGCGGTCTATCTTGCCGCCGGCGCGACCGATGTCGCGGTCGAGACCGGCGACACCGTTCTGCTCGATGTGCTGCGGTCGCAGTTCACCGCGATGTGGGCGAGCCGTACCTATCTCACGGGGGGAATAGGAGCCCGCTGGGAGCAGGAGGCGTTCGGGGACGCCTTCGAGCTGCCGTCCGACCGGGCGTACGCCGAGACGTGCGCGGCGATCGGGCTGGTGCAGTGGGCGTGGCGCCTGTTCCTCGCCACCGGGGAGGCGAGCTACGGCGACGCCATCGAACGGGTGCTGTACAACGCGGTGCTGAGCGGGGTCTCGGCGAGCGGCGATCGGTATCTCTACGTCAACCCCCTCGAACTGCGCTCCGGGGCGCTGGCCCACGACGGGCGGAGCCCGGCCAACGGGCGGCGGGCATGGTTCGACTGCGCCTGCTGCCCGCCGAACGTGATGCGGCTCCTGGCCAGCGCCGCCGCCTACCTGGCGGCTGCCGACGAGAGCGGGCTGTGGCTGGTGGGCTACGCGTCCTCGACCGTCGACACGGGTTGGGGGCACGTGCGGATCGACACCGACCACCCGCACGGCGGAGGGGTGCGCGCGGTCGTCACGGGCGGCGGCGTGGATGAGTGGACGCTACGGCTCCGGGTGCCCGGGTGGGCCTCGGGGGTCGAGGTCGAGGCGCCGGGCCGTCGCGTGTCGGTGGCCGACGGCTGGGCGCTCGTCGAGGGCGCCTGGCACGAGGGCGATGCCGTCGACCTCAGCTGGAGCGTCGCGCCACGGCTGATCGCGGCCGACTCCCGGCTGGACGCGGCCCGGGCGGCGGTCGCGGTCGAGGTCGGGCCGTTGGTCCAGGCGTTCGAGGAGATCGACAATCCGGGTCTGGAGGAATGTTTCGTCCTTCCCGGTGCCCGGCCGAGGCTGGACGGCACCCATCCCGACGGCTCGGCGAGGGTCAGGCTGGACGGGGTCCGGCGGCCTGCGTCCGGTGCGGAGTGGCCCTATCGGGAGATCGCGGCGGCCGGGGATCCGGGAGCCCGGCCGGTCGGTGAGGCCGTCGGGCTGACGAGCGTTCCCTATCACGCGTGGGGCGAACGAGCGGTCGGGCCGATGCGCGTCTGGCTACCGGTGGACCAGGTCTTCTCAGGTTAG
- a CDS encoding aminopeptidase P family protein, translated as MHLHDRPLPAPQPREILPRLVDIPDFVRDVGQGWAPVDRSPDLPDGLAESVAGHRRALGEAFPGAVIVVSAGTPPVRNDDAYYAFRPDSDFVWLTGCAAKDAVLVMTPAPGGHDAVLYLPEPVTASDRGYLSERERSELWVGPIPSLAEWSAALQIEVKPLDGLPVLPASGVLAAGSPVNPGPVDGLPISAELGTEISRLRRIKDAFEIGQLRQAVDASVVGFGAVASEMGTAIESGGERWLQGTFDRTARTLGHGPGYASIVAAGRHGPILHWTRCDGAITADDLILLDAGVEAETFYTADVTRTFPAGGTFSPAQRQVHDLVEASQRAGLAAVHPGAAWTAFHHACMEVLANGLHDWGLLPVSVDEALSPLGQHHRRWLICGIGHHLGLDVHDCSKAASRDYVGSLMEPGMVHTVEPGLYFHAHDLTVPPELRGIGVRIEDDVLVTDAGAEVLTAALPIDAAGLEQWAAGHA; from the coding sequence ATGCATCTCCATGACCGTCCACTGCCCGCGCCCCAACCGCGCGAGATCCTGCCGAGGTTGGTCGACATCCCCGATTTCGTGAGGGACGTCGGGCAGGGTTGGGCTCCGGTCGACCGGTCGCCCGACCTGCCCGACGGGCTCGCGGAGTCGGTCGCCGGTCATCGGCGTGCGCTCGGGGAGGCGTTCCCCGGCGCGGTGATCGTGGTGTCGGCCGGAACGCCACCCGTCCGCAACGACGATGCCTACTACGCCTTTCGCCCCGACTCCGATTTCGTGTGGCTGACCGGGTGCGCGGCGAAGGACGCGGTGCTCGTGATGACTCCGGCTCCGGGCGGGCATGACGCGGTGCTGTATCTTCCCGAACCGGTCACCGCGTCCGATCGCGGGTATCTGTCGGAACGTGAGCGCTCCGAGCTGTGGGTCGGGCCGATCCCCTCGCTGGCCGAATGGTCGGCGGCCCTGCAGATCGAGGTGAAGCCCCTCGACGGTCTGCCGGTGCTGCCCGCATCGGGCGTGCTGGCCGCCGGGTCACCGGTGAACCCCGGTCCCGTGGACGGCCTGCCGATCTCGGCCGAACTGGGCACCGAGATCTCGCGCCTGCGCAGGATCAAGGACGCCTTCGAGATCGGGCAGCTACGGCAGGCCGTGGACGCGTCCGTGGTGGGATTCGGGGCGGTCGCCTCCGAGATGGGCACGGCGATCGAGAGCGGCGGCGAGCGCTGGTTGCAGGGAACCTTCGACCGGACGGCGCGCACCCTGGGCCACGGGCCCGGCTACGCCAGTATCGTCGCTGCGGGCCGGCACGGCCCGATTCTCCACTGGACGAGGTGTGACGGCGCGATCACCGCGGACGACCTGATCCTGCTGGACGCGGGCGTCGAGGCGGAGACCTTCTACACCGCCGACGTGACCCGCACCTTCCCGGCGGGCGGGACGTTCAGCCCGGCGCAGCGTCAGGTGCACGATCTCGTGGAGGCCTCCCAGCGCGCGGGCCTGGCGGCGGTGCATCCGGGGGCGGCGTGGACGGCGTTCCACCACGCCTGCATGGAGGTGCTGGCGAACGGGTTGCACGACTGGGGCCTGCTGCCGGTGTCGGTGGACGAGGCACTGTCGCCGTTGGGCCAGCATCACCGCCGGTGGCTGATCTGCGGCATCGGTCACCACCTCGGCCTGGACGTGCACGACTGCTCGAAGGCCGCCAGCCGGGACTACGTGGGATCGCTGATGGAGCCGGGAATGGTGCACACCGTGGAGCCGGGCCTGTACTTCCACGCACACGACCTGACGGTGCCGCCCGAGTTGCGCGGAATCGGTGTCCGCATCGAGGACGACGTCCTGGTGACCGACGCCGGTGCGGAGGTGCTGACCGCCGCGCTGCCGATCGATGCCGCGGGGTTGGAGCAGTGGGCGGCAGGGCATGCCTGA
- a CDS encoding alpha/beta fold hydrolase, whose product MIHSRYTAGGMTFTDRSIQVPVDWSEPGGRSTTVFAREVVSARRAGEDLPLLVYLQGGPGGKSPRPTGQDGWLPTALERFRVILVDQRGTGRSGRLQGSDVADLSPRDGARLLACYRADSIVADLEALRSSEYGDRRWATLGQSFGGFITLEYLSKAPEALSACYVAGGLASVRPDAGEVYRRTYPKMVDRTGRFYERFPDDRDRVAALADQLEAEDVRLPDGDRLTVRRFQSLGIDLGMRPGSLRLHWLVDEAWAGGEPGGPLTDTFRDQVMTLSSLRDRPLFMVLQESIYGMPGTATRWAAQAERDRHPQFAEEARPLLFTGEMMFPWMLDEVSALRPFAPAARALAEHTDWTSLYDLDRLRDNEVPVAAAVYADDMYVDVGLSLETAALVGNLQAWVTNEFEHDGLHSGGVLPRLFQLVDNEGGPR is encoded by the coding sequence ATGATACATTCGCGATACACGGCCGGGGGCATGACGTTCACCGACCGCTCCATCCAGGTTCCGGTGGACTGGAGCGAGCCGGGGGGACGCAGCACCACGGTCTTCGCCCGCGAGGTCGTCTCGGCACGGCGTGCCGGCGAGGACCTGCCGCTGCTGGTGTACCTGCAGGGTGGGCCGGGCGGCAAGTCTCCTCGTCCGACCGGTCAGGACGGATGGCTGCCGACCGCGTTGGAGCGGTTCCGCGTGATCCTGGTCGATCAGCGGGGAACCGGGCGCAGCGGGCGGCTACAGGGCAGCGACGTCGCGGATCTGTCGCCCCGTGACGGTGCCCGGCTGCTCGCGTGCTATCGAGCCGACTCGATCGTGGCCGATCTCGAGGCCCTCCGTTCGTCCGAGTACGGCGATCGCCGGTGGGCCACCCTCGGGCAGAGCTTCGGGGGGTTCATCACGCTGGAGTACCTGTCGAAGGCACCCGAGGCGCTGTCGGCCTGCTATGTGGCGGGCGGACTCGCGTCGGTTCGGCCGGACGCCGGTGAGGTCTACCGGCGCACCTATCCGAAGATGGTGGACCGGACCGGCAGGTTCTACGAGCGTTTCCCGGACGACCGCGATCGCGTCGCGGCCCTGGCCGACCAGTTGGAGGCCGAGGACGTCCGGCTCCCGGACGGCGACAGGCTGACCGTCCGCCGCTTCCAATCCCTGGGTATCGACCTGGGCATGCGACCGGGCTCCCTGCGCCTGCACTGGCTCGTCGACGAGGCGTGGGCAGGAGGCGAACCGGGAGGCCCGTTGACCGACACCTTCCGCGACCAGGTCATGACGCTGTCGTCCCTGCGCGACCGGCCTTTGTTCATGGTGTTGCAGGAGTCGATCTACGGCATGCCGGGGACGGCGACGCGGTGGGCGGCGCAAGCAGAGCGTGATCGTCACCCCCAGTTCGCCGAAGAGGCGCGGCCGCTGCTGTTCACGGGGGAGATGATGTTCCCCTGGATGCTCGACGAGGTCAGCGCGCTGCGGCCCTTCGCCCCCGCCGCGCGCGCTCTGGCCGAACACACCGACTGGACGTCCCTGTACGACCTGGATCGGCTACGTGACAACGAGGTGCCGGTGGCGGCGGCCGTCTATGCCGACGACATGTACGTCGATGTCGGGCTGTCGCTGGAGACGGCCGCACTCGTGGGGAACCTGCAGGCATGGGTCACCAACGAGTTCGAACACGACGGCCTGCACTCGGGCGGCGTGCTCCCACGATTGTTCCAATTGGTCGACAACGAAGGAGGCCCCCGCTGA
- a CDS encoding ABC transporter permease: protein MIRFVMKRLGFGVLVLLALSVFVFALFYVAPGDPARMIAGDKATEETLELIRRNLGLDLPIWQQYLKFLGNALQGNLGFSYRNQLPVAQLIAARLPATISLIIGGVVMWLAMGVPIGVFSARRPGSIGDRLGQMVTLVGLSFPTFVLGMVLLYTLYFLPRKNGFTLFPPGGYVPFSDDPVQWAWHLVLPWFTLALVTAAVYARLTRGQLLDVLGEDYIRTARAKGLTERQVIYKHAMRSTLTPLTTQLGNDIAVLLGGAIVIEQVFGLQGIGQLAVQSVASNDRPIIIGVVLLGGVFIVVGNLIVDVLYVAIDPRVRVR, encoded by the coding sequence ATGATCCGGTTCGTCATGAAGCGCCTGGGCTTCGGAGTGCTGGTGTTGCTCGCGCTGAGCGTGTTCGTGTTCGCCCTGTTCTACGTCGCGCCCGGCGACCCGGCCCGCATGATCGCCGGCGACAAGGCGACCGAGGAGACCCTGGAGCTCATCCGCCGCAACCTCGGACTCGACCTGCCCATCTGGCAGCAGTACCTGAAGTTCCTCGGCAACGCACTGCAGGGCAACCTGGGCTTCTCCTACCGCAACCAGCTACCGGTCGCCCAACTGATAGCCGCGCGTCTGCCCGCGACGATCTCGTTGATCATCGGGGGCGTCGTGATGTGGCTGGCGATGGGTGTGCCGATCGGGGTCTTCTCCGCCCGGCGCCCGGGCAGCATCGGGGACCGCCTCGGCCAGATGGTCACGCTGGTGGGCCTGAGCTTCCCGACGTTCGTGCTCGGCATGGTGCTGTTGTACACGCTGTACTTCCTCCCCCGGAAGAACGGGTTCACGCTGTTCCCGCCCGGCGGATACGTACCGTTCTCCGACGACCCGGTGCAGTGGGCGTGGCACCTCGTCCTGCCGTGGTTCACCCTCGCTCTGGTCACGGCGGCGGTGTACGCGAGGCTGACCCGCGGGCAGCTGCTCGACGTGCTCGGCGAGGACTACATACGCACGGCCAGGGCCAAGGGGCTGACCGAACGCCAGGTGATCTACAAGCACGCGATGCGCTCGACGCTGACGCCGCTGACGACGCAACTCGGCAACGACATCGCGGTGCTCCTGGGCGGGGCGATCGTCATCGAGCAGGTGTTCGGCCTCCAGGGCATCGGCCAGCTCGCGGTCCAGTCGGTGGCCTCCAACGACCGCCCCATCATCATCGGGGTCGTCCTGCTCGGCGGGGTGTTCATCGTTGTCGGCAACCTGATCGTCGACGTGCTCTACGTCGCGATCGATCCACGAGTGAGAGTGCGATGA
- a CDS encoding ABC transporter permease, with amino-acid sequence MSAIEVTGRGALALTWRRLRRDPASVVASLFILALIAFALAAPLVAQWTGHGEAEQFRDTGLTPAGLPVGPSREFLLGTDHLGRDVLVRLAYGARVSLLVGVLASLAASVIAVIVGTVAGFVGGWVDTVLSRLIDLVMSVPFLLCALAIVSVFGASLTLSVSVIIFFSWASLARIIRGQVLSLRQREFIEASRSLGAGLLSMMVVDVLPNLAVTITIYTTMMIPSAIVFEATLSFLGLGIVPPAASWGGMLADASASSVYLAAPWLVLFPGLALLFSTLSFNVLGDSLRDALDPKASRVSSRAAARRFAKMAAAGKKVSA; translated from the coding sequence ATGAGCGCGATCGAGGTGACGGGACGCGGCGCGCTGGCGCTCACGTGGCGACGCCTGCGCCGCGATCCCGCCAGCGTGGTGGCGAGCTTGTTCATCCTCGCGCTGATCGCGTTCGCGCTCGCCGCACCGCTCGTCGCGCAGTGGACCGGCCACGGCGAGGCCGAGCAGTTCCGCGACACGGGGCTCACCCCGGCGGGGCTGCCGGTCGGCCCGTCCCGTGAGTTCCTGCTCGGCACCGACCACCTCGGGCGGGACGTCCTGGTGCGCCTCGCCTACGGAGCGCGGGTGTCCCTCCTGGTCGGCGTGTTGGCCTCGTTGGCCGCCTCGGTAATCGCCGTGATCGTCGGCACGGTCGCAGGCTTCGTCGGCGGATGGGTGGACACCGTGCTGTCCCGGCTCATCGACCTGGTGATGAGCGTCCCCTTCCTGCTGTGCGCCCTGGCGATCGTGTCCGTGTTCGGAGCGTCGCTGACGCTGAGCGTGAGCGTCATCATCTTCTTCAGCTGGGCGAGTCTCGCGCGCATCATCCGTGGTCAGGTGCTGTCGCTGAGGCAGCGGGAGTTCATCGAGGCGTCCCGCTCGCTCGGTGCGGGGCTCCTGTCGATGATGGTGGTCGACGTGCTGCCCAACCTCGCGGTGACGATCACGATCTACACCACGATGATGATCCCCTCGGCGATCGTGTTCGAGGCGACCCTGTCGTTCCTCGGCCTGGGCATCGTGCCCCCGGCGGCCAGCTGGGGAGGCATGCTCGCCGACGCCTCGGCGTCCTCGGTGTATCTGGCGGCCCCGTGGCTCGTGCTGTTCCCGGGGCTCGCGCTGCTGTTCAGCACATTGAGTTTCAACGTCCTGGGCGACTCCCTTCGGGATGCCCTCGACCCGAAGGCCTCGCGGGTCTCGAGCAGGGCGGCGGCACGACGGTTCGCCAAGATGGCCGCCGCGGGGAAGAAGGTCTCGGCATGA